A region of the Chryseobacterium gotjawalense genome:
ATGCAGCCCCGCAGAAGCTCTTCTGCTAACAGCCCCGATGAGGATCTGCCGGTTGATCGGGCCTAGTAAATACGCCAGGAAAATATTTACTGCAGATTTGTTTAAGATTAATTTGTAATATTAAAAAAAATGCATATTTTTGCACACTCATTTTATGGACAAGTTTAGAAACTACGAGATTGAGTTTTCCGGACTAAAAAACGGAAAACACCAGTTCAGTTTTGAGATAGATAAGAAGTTCTTTCAACTTTTCGATACTGAACAAGAATTTACAGAACCTAGAATAGTTGCTGATGTCCTCATGGATAAGCATACTACTTTTTTAGAACTTTGGATTAAGACTTCAGGGACAGTTAATTTAGTTTGTGATATTTCAAACGAACATTTTGACTATCCGATAGCGCATGAAATTGAAGTTTTGGTAAATTTTGGGGAAGAATATGATGACAGCAATGTTGATGTGGTTACCATTCCAAGAACAGATCACGCTTTCAATGTTTCACAATTGATTTATGAAGATGTGATGCTGTCGATCCCAATGAAAAAAGTTTCTCCTAATCTTTCAGAAGAAGATTTAGAAATTCTGGAAAAGTTCAGTCCGAAAGATATTATTGAAGAAGAGCCGGAAATTGACCCACGGTGGGAAGCATTGAAAAAATTAAAAGAATAAAAATTAAATAGTTTAAAATGATGAGAATTGAGAAATCAAATACTCATCGCTCATCAAATTAAAAAATTATAAGAAATGGCACATCCAAAGAGAAGACAATCGTCAACAAGAAGAGATAAAAGAAGAACGCACTACAAAGCAGTGGTTCCTCAATTGGCAAAAGATGCAACATCAGGTGAAATGCACTTGTATCACAGAGCACACTGGCATGAAGGTAAATTATACTACAGAGGGAAAGTAGTAATAGAAAAAGAGGTAGAAACTGCAGAAGAAAATTAGGCCTAAAATCTAATTAAAACTTCGTTTTTATACAAAAACCACTCAATTTTTTCAATTTTGAGTGGTTTTTTATTGTTTTTTAGTATCTTTGACATAATAAACAAATACCAAATATATGGACATTAAAGACATCCAAAATCTTATAAAATTTGTTTCTAAAGCTGAGGTTTCAGAAGTAAAATACAAAACTAAAGATTTCGAAATCACCATTAAAACTCCGCTTGCAGGAAGCGAAATGAATTATATGGGTTCACCTGCAGTTTATCACACTGCGCCGCAACAAGCGCCGGTTGCACCGCCAGTAGCTGCAGCTATTGCCGCACCATCTGCACCATTGGAAGATGATAGCAAATTTATTACCATCAAATCACCAATGATTGGTACCTTCTACAGAAAACCATCACCAGACAAGGATCTATTTGTAAACGTAGGTGACGAAGTTACTGAGGGAAAAGTAGTTTGTGTCATTGAAGCAATGAAATTATTCAACCAAATCGAATCTGAAGTTTCGGGGAAAATAGTGAAAGTTCTGGTAGACGATGCAACTCCTGTAGAATACGATCAACCGCTATTTTTAGTTGATCCATCTTAAGTAATTTTAAATGATAAATTATATATTTTAGATGTGCATTCATTTAAAATAATTTAAAATTCAAGATTCAAAATTTAAAATTCTTAACAGATGTTCAAAAAAATATTAATCGCCAATCGCGGCGAAATTGCAATGCGAATCCTTCGTACCTGCAAAGAAATGGGAATTAAAACCGTTGCCGTGTATTCTACTGCGGATAAGGACAGTCTCCATGTGAGGTTTGCAGATGAAGCAGTTTGTATAGGACCGCCGATGAGCAAAGATTCTTATCTTAAAATACCCAATATTATTTCGGCAGCGGAAATTACCAATGCTGATGCAATTCATCCCGGTTACGGATTTTTGTCAGAAAATGCAAATTTCTCCAGAATCTGCCAGAAAAACGGTATCAAATTTATTGGTGCATCTCCTGAGCAGATTGACAGAATGGGAGACAAAGCGAACGCGAAAGCGACCATGAAAGAAGCTGGAGTGCCATGTGTTCCCGGTTCAGAAGGTCTTATTGATTCTTACGAACACGCCATAGAAATTGCGAAAGAAGTCGGTTATCCGGTGATGATTAAAGCAACTGCAGGTGGTGGTGGAAAAGGAATGAGAGCTGTTTGGAAAGAAGCAGATATGAAGGAGCATTGGGAATCTGCAGTTCAGGAAGCGGTTGCCGCTTTTGGAAACGGTGGAATGTACATGGAGAAACTTATTGAAGAACCACGTCATATCGAGATTCAAATTGCCGGTGATCAATATGGAAGAGCTTGTCATTTATCAGAAAGAGATTGCTCGGTACAAAGAAGAAATCAGAAGTTAACTGAAGAAACGCCATCACCATTCATGACCGATGAACTTCGTCAGAAAATGGGTGATGCTGCTGTAAAAGCCGCGGAATATATCGGGTATGAAGGAGTAGGAACGATTGAGTTCCTGGTGGATAAAAACCGTGATTTCTATTTTATGGAAATGAATACCAGAATTCAGGTAGAACACCCAATTACAGAACAGGTTGTAGATTTTGATTTAATTAGGGAACAAATTCTTTTAGCTTCCGGGACTGCTATTTCGGGGATTAATTATTTTCCGAAACTGCATTCCATTGAATGTAGAATCAATGCTGAAGATCCTTTCAATGACTTCCGGCCATCACCGGGAAAAATTACCGGGCTGAATATTCCGGGTGGACACGGTATTCGTGTAGATACCCATGTTTATTCAGGATATTCGATTCCATCCAATTACGATTCGATGATTGCAAAGTTAATTACCACCGCACAAACCCGGGAAGAAGCTATTGCCAAGATGAAACGCGCTCTCGAAGAATTTTATATTGAAGGCGTGAAAACAACCATTCCTTTCCATAGACAGTTAATGGAGAACGAAGATTACCTCGCGGGAAATTATACCACGAAATTCATGGAAGATTTCAAAATGGATAAAAAGTTTGATAATTAATATCATTCAGTTTTAAAAATAGCTGCCTCTTTTTGAGGCAGTTTTTGTTTCAATACTTTTCAATTATTATCGTTAAATTTGTAAAAAGAAAAAAAATGTCAGAAGCTATTCAACAAAAGGATTCTCAGTATTATATTGATTTAGAAAACGAACATGGCGCACACAACTATCACCCGCTTCCTGTGGTTTTGGATAGAGGTGAAGGCGTTTTTGTCTGGGATGTTGAAGGTAAAAAATACTATGATTTTCTTTCCGCTTATTCTGCGGTAAATCAGGGGCATTCTCATCCGAAAATTGTCAGTGCTTTAGTAAATCAAGCTAAGAAATTAGCTTTAACGTCGCGCGCTTTCCATAACTCAAGTTTGGGAGAATATGAGAAGAAAATAACTTTACTTTTTGGGTTTGATAAAGTTTTACCAATGAATTCAGGTGCAGAAGCAGTTGAAACCGCAGTAAAATTAGCCCGGAAATGGAGTTATGAAGTGAAAGGAATTTCTGAAAATGCAGCGAAAATAATCGTTTGTGAAAATAATTTTCATGGAAGAACCACGACTATCGTTTCTTTTTCTAATGATCCTGATGCCAGCAAAAACTATGGTCCTTTTACACCAGGATTTATAAAAATTCCTTATAATGATATCAATGCTTTAGAAGAAACTCTGAAAAATGATGCAGAAAATATCGCGGCATTTTTAGTAGAACCTATTCAAGGTGAAGCCGGAGTTTACGTTCCGGATGCAGGTTATTTAAAAGCTGCTTCGGAATTATGTAAAAAATACAATGTTCTTTTCATTGCAGATGAAGTCCAAACCGGAATCGCAAGAACTGGAAGATTGATCGCTTGTTATCACGAAGAGGTACAACCCGATATTTTGGTTTTAGGAAAAGCAATTTCCGGCGGAATGTATCCTGTGTCGGCAGTTTTGGCAAATAACGAAATTATGAATGTGATAAAACCGGGTCAACACGGTTCTACTTTCGGTGGGAATCCGATTGCCTGTGCGGTTGCGATTGCTGCACTGGATGTTGTAGAAGAGGAGAAACTTTCTGAAAGAGCTGAATCGTTAGGGAATCTTTTCCGTTCAGAAATTGAAA
Encoded here:
- the accC gene encoding acetyl-CoA carboxylase biotin carboxylase subunit; translation: MFKKILIANRGEIAMRILRTCKEMGIKTVAVYSTADKDSLHVRFADEAVCIGPPMSKDSYLKIPNIISAAEITNADAIHPGYGFLSENANFSRICQKNGIKFIGASPEQIDRMGDKANAKATMKEAGVPCVPGSEGLIDSYEHAIEIAKEVGYPVMIKATAGGGGKGMRAVWKEADMKEHWESAVQEAVAAFGNGGMYMEKLIEEPRHIEIQIAGDQYGRACHLSERDCSVQRRNQKLTEETPSPFMTDELRQKMGDAAVKAAEYIGYEGVGTIEFLVDKNRDFYFMEMNTRIQVEHPITEQVVDFDLIREQILLASGTAISGINYFPKLHSIECRINAEDPFNDFRPSPGKITGLNIPGGHGIRVDTHVYSGYSIPSNYDSMIAKLITTAQTREEAIAKMKRALEEFYIEGVKTTIPFHRQLMENEDYLAGNYTTKFMEDFKMDKKFDN
- a CDS encoding YceD family protein, whose protein sequence is MDKFRNYEIEFSGLKNGKHQFSFEIDKKFFQLFDTEQEFTEPRIVADVLMDKHTTFLELWIKTSGTVNLVCDISNEHFDYPIAHEIEVLVNFGEEYDDSNVDVVTIPRTDHAFNVSQLIYEDVMLSIPMKKVSPNLSEEDLEILEKFSPKDIIEEEPEIDPRWEALKKLKE
- the accB gene encoding acetyl-CoA carboxylase biotin carboxyl carrier protein codes for the protein MDIKDIQNLIKFVSKAEVSEVKYKTKDFEITIKTPLAGSEMNYMGSPAVYHTAPQQAPVAPPVAAAIAAPSAPLEDDSKFITIKSPMIGTFYRKPSPDKDLFVNVGDEVTEGKVVCVIEAMKLFNQIESEVSGKIVKVLVDDATPVEYDQPLFLVDPS
- the rocD gene encoding ornithine--oxo-acid transaminase — translated: MSEAIQQKDSQYYIDLENEHGAHNYHPLPVVLDRGEGVFVWDVEGKKYYDFLSAYSAVNQGHSHPKIVSALVNQAKKLALTSRAFHNSSLGEYEKKITLLFGFDKVLPMNSGAEAVETAVKLARKWSYEVKGISENAAKIIVCENNFHGRTTTIVSFSNDPDASKNYGPFTPGFIKIPYNDINALEETLKNDAENIAAFLVEPIQGEAGVYVPDAGYLKAASELCKKYNVLFIADEVQTGIARTGRLIACYHEEVQPDILVLGKAISGGMYPVSAVLANNEIMNVIKPGQHGSTFGGNPIACAVAIAALDVVEEEKLSERAESLGNLFRSEIEKVIAKTSLITKVRGKGLLNAILINDSPESSTAWNLCLKLKENGLLAKPTHGNIIRLAPPLVITEEQLLDCVSIIEKTVLEYKK
- the rpmF gene encoding 50S ribosomal protein L32 → MAHPKRRQSSTRRDKRRTHYKAVVPQLAKDATSGEMHLYHRAHWHEGKLYYRGKVVIEKEVETAEEN